The following coding sequences are from one Ornithorhynchus anatinus isolate Pmale09 chromosome 11, mOrnAna1.pri.v4, whole genome shotgun sequence window:
- the EIF1 gene encoding eukaryotic translation initiation factor 1 yields MSAIQNLHSFDPFADASKGDDLLPAGTEDYIHIRIQQRNGRKTLTTVQGIADDYDKKKLVKAFKKKFACNGTVIEHPEYGEVIQLQGDQRKNICQFLVEIGLAKDDQLKVHGF; encoded by the exons ATGTCCGCTATCCAGAACCTCCACTCTTTCG ACCCCTTTGCTGATGCAAGTAAGGGTGATGACCTGCTTCCTGCCGGGACTGAGGATTATATCCATATAAGAATTCAGCAGAGGAACGGCCGGAAGACCCTCACCACTGTTCAGGGCATCGCTGATGATTACGATAAAAAGAAACTAGTGAAGGCGTTCAAGAAG AAATTCGCCTGCAATGGTACTGTGATCGAACACCCGGAGTATGGCGAAGTGATTCAGCTGCAGGGTGACCAGCGCAAGAACATATGCCAGTTCCTTGTTGAG aTTGGGCTGGCCAAGGATGACCAGCTGAAGGTTCATGGGTTTTAA